AATCGGCTGGTAACGAAGATTTGGGACGCATGCCTAATTCCACGGAGgagctccttgatgatctcaggAGGGGTATGCTAAGCGGAaaccaagaaaaagaaaagtcgaGTGACTGAGTTGAAGCTGAATGCCAAGGAGCAGCTCAATCCAGTTTTTATGTAGTTATGTCGTATCTGATGAGTCGAAACACGTTAGATTGAAGTTCATATATTGTGTGCCTTTGGTTACTGTGAATGTGAAGATGCCTTTTCTGCATCAGTGAAGTAAAACAAGTGCTGTCCTTTGGTATAATACATGATCATCCCAGCTTAACGATTTGTTGTTGTACTGAGGACGGAACAGCGACAAGAACGGATATGGGTATGTTCGAAGGCAGCAGTGGCAGGCGGGTTCGAAAAAGTAGATAGCTGCAGCACGCATTAAATAGCTTCTAAACTTTCGGTGGCTTGCACAACATCCACCATGCTTAATCGATTTCATCCAtgtctgttttgtttttcttctttattATCATTCAAAGTTGTATAAATCCCTTTGCAGTTGCTAGACCTTGACCGTTTCTCCAAATTAGCTTGTGACGACGCAAGACCCCGGCCGCCGGGTCCCAAAAAATCCCAACCTCGACCTCGCAACACTGACCCGACATACAAAGTCGACATTGCTGGACGCATTCCAGATAGAAGCCTGTCCAAATAGTCGCGTCGTTTGAACCATGTTGTTCCCCGAAGAAGATGCGCCCTTACTCAAGGCATGGATTGTGCAGCGCATTGAAGATACGTCCGTCACCTGGTTTCCTCGAGCAACGCTCGCGTCAAAGACTGTGCTAACACTCATAAAACAGTTctgatgccgatgccgatgtcCTCGCTGAGTACGTCATTGCTCTTCTAAAACACGATGGCGACGCAGACGCGGTACGGAAGCTCTGCGAACAAGAAATCCCCGATTTTTTGAGCGAAGGTGCGTAATGTCACTGGTTTGTGAAGCAATTGACCATTGCATAATACCAGAAGCTGTAAGACTAACTGCCGAACAATAATGCAGATCCAAAAGCCTTTCTCGACGACGTTTTCCAAGCTATCGCATATAAATCATACCTCCCTGGCgctcctccagctccaaaGATTGGCGTCAAGCAAGGAACGATACAACAACCGTTCGCCGAGACCACGCCGCCAAACGGATCGAAAAAGAGAGGCTATCACGATCGCGAAGAATACGATCCTCAATATGGGTACGAAGCCTTTAATCAGGATGGTCGCGCACAGaaacaagctcgtcgaggCGGGCGTGGAGGACGAGGCGATGATATGAGGGGAGGACATGCTGGTGGGTTCATGAACAACCTACCTCCGCGACCAGATATGCCCTTCGATCCCAAAGTCATGGAGGCTTTTCTACAGATGAGTTCTATGGGAGCACCCTACCCAGGGATGCCCAACTTTCCGCAACAGGGCTTTGGCGGTAAGAATCAGTCGCGGAAAAGAGGTCGATGCCGCGATTTCGATACCAAAGGATTCTGTTCTCGCGGGAGCACATGTCCATACGACCATGGAAACGAGTCGATATTTATGCCTTCTGGCAACGATGGTAAGTCTATTCGGCGATATCCTCTTGATCGTTCAACTAACGCATTTTTGGTAGAGTACAACCCGAACGATCCATTCGCCATGTTAGCAAACGCATCCAATCCCATGAATCCTTGGTCATTTCCGCCTGATGCTGGCCGTGGTGGACGAGGAGGTCGTCGCGGCCGTGGCTCTAAGAAGGGCGGTGCGCGAGCTCCTTTTTCTGCAGACGGGCCCAACCATGATCGATCCAAGAGTACCATCGTTATTGAGAATATACCCGAGGAGAGCTTCAGCGAGGATCAAGTACGCGAGTTTTTTTCTCAGTTCGGCAATATTCAAGAGATTTCTATGCAACCGTACAAGCACCTGGCAATTGTCAAGTACGACAAATGGGGGTCAGCCAATGCAGCATATCAGTCACCAAAAGTGATATTCGACAACCGATTTGTGAAAGTTTTCTGGtacaaagacaagattgacGCGTTACCGCCATCGGCACCACTGCAAGGTGGAAACTGGTCCGGTGATCCAATGGcgacagaagaagatgagcAAGAGCCAGAAATCGACATGGAGGAGTTTCAGCGAagacaagaggaggagcaaCGAAAACACCATGAGCGCGAGGCCAAGCGTGCTGAGATAGAGCAAAAGCGTGTTGAGATAGAAAAACAGCACCACGAACTCCTCGCACGTCACCGcgaggagaacgagaaaCTCCAAGCAAAACTCGCTGGCaagaaaggccaagaagaaggaagtTCCTCAGGAACAAGTATGCTGCGTGCCAAACTTGCAGCTCTCCAGCGAGAAGCCACGCTACTTGGTCTCGACCCCGAAGCCGAAGAGGAGCCCAGTTCATCCTGGCCTCCTCGCGGTGGTTACCGTGGCCGAGGAACTTACCGTGGTCGAGGCTTCGCTCCCAGAGGGAGGGGAGGTTACAGGGGCCGTGGAGGCGGAAGCGGAGGAAACATGCACGCGGCTTACGCGCAATACTCCATCGACAATCGACCCAAGAAGCTCGCTATCAAAGGCGTGGATTTCACGGCGCCTGACAAGGACGAGATGCTGCGCCACTTCCTCCTTGTATGTTAATCCCCCTTTGTGATTATAAAGCATGCTGCTAACAAATTTGACAGAACCTGGGCGAGTTTGAGTCAGTTGACACAGGCCCTGAAATCACACACGTCTCTTTTCAGGACCGCAAAACGGCAGAGAAGTTCTACTACAGCATTCATGGCAAGGGTCTGCCCGGTGTTGAGGGCCGCCTAGATCTTGCATGGGTGAATACACCTCTGCCGCctatcaagacaagaagcaacgATTATGTCCCGGGCGACGACGGAGACGACAAGGAAGATGACGCCATGGCGGGTTTTGATGATCAGCCTAAACGAGAGAGAAGTGCTGAGCCCCAGCGCGAGGATAGGGCAGTGAACATGGACTATGAGTTGGCGGATGAGGATGTATGGTGAAGAGGGACAGCAATGTTTGTATACAAAACGGTCCAGGGGCAGGATACTTCATGTTGGGCTATAGTAACCCTGTGCGTAAATATGAACGGGCAGCTGGGTCCCCATGTATTCTGGACACTTCATCCGAGTCACTAGGCAAGGCACAGTTCTCACAGAGATTTCAGTTATGGGAGGTGATCATAGCCCAACAAGGGCTAGATATCAAGTCAATTGTTGGCTCTAGACAACTGCGATGGCTGATAGTTGCTTTGAACTACCAGTGCGAGTTGCGCTCCCAAGATTCCTTGTTCCATTTCCTCCACTCTCTTTGGATCGCTTTCCCCTATTCTGGAGAGCGAAAATAACCGACCGAGAAAAAACCAAAATTCAATCAtgcattcatccatccataaGGCCTTGCTGGCGGGGTATCGTTGAGATATAgaacaagcaaagcaagccCCCAAAACATAAAGTCGTCTGCGCCCGCCGGGTGATTTTATCTGTATCGTGCGCCTTTTTAAAATGCTGCCCCCGTATCCCTGGTAACTTTTTGTTGAAAAAGAAACCGTGGTGATGCTATTACCCAAACCCgaaaatcaaaatcaaaaaaaaagaaagaaatcatATCGTTAAAATTGGAAAGAAAGGCACAGCAACGTCCAGAATGTTTCTGGGCGCCATGAAGCTGTGGCAGAGATGCAATCAGGGTCAGGTGCGGTGTATATTTACAACCCGATGCATCCATGTGTTGCGAGTGAGCATTTAGTtcgcagcggcagtgacGGCAGTACCATTAGCAATGGGCTCGGTATCGACGGCGCCGTTAGCGACAGGCTCGGAGAGAGGAGTCGCGGGAGTCGTCAAGTCATTAACCTCGAGTCCCTTAAGAAGCTCGAAGATGGTTTTGTTGTCGTGGAAATCGTTATTAACTGTATAATTAGTTAGTCTCAGTTGAATTAGTTCGTTGAAAATCTAGAATGCTTACCAATATTGACCAGGTACCAGTCATTCATGACgccttcaagaagagcacGACTGGGGGAGCTGATGTCGTAACAGTGCGCCCAGTCAACACCCAGTCGGAATGCCTCATCCTTCCATGCGAGGAAACTAATGCTCTCGACAATGGTTGGCTGAACAATCTCCTTACCAGGGAACACACCCCAGGTGACAGCATTGGGGCCGTCAGAAGTGACGTTGGATCGAAGTTCGCCATCCTTGGTAACAGCGTAGTAGGTCAGGTCAGGGTGGTTCTCAATGCGCGAGATCATCTTGTCGAAAACACCAGGGTGAACAAGCAACTCGAGGTACGACTTTTGGTAGACGTAGCCGTTGTCAGGACCCCAGCCGTGAATGGGATGAGAGGACTTGACACCGTTGACAGCAGGTTGCGAGTTGATGGTCAAGAGTCCTCGCTTGTTCAGTTCGATGAGGTCGTCTCTAatctcatcagcttcagTAGTGAGAGGCGATTCACTCCATGGTAGGGactcgatcttgttgttgaggtaaGAGACAAAAAGTTCAGCAATGTCTTGAATAGCCTTGGGTTCGCCCCATTTCTTTCGGTTCGCCTCGTTGGAACCTGTCAAGCCAATGCCATAGGCATCCAGCTCACCAAAAGCGGGAGAGCGAGAATCACCCCATCTACCGTTAGGAAACTCGTCCCAATCTTGCGTGCGAATGACATAGGACTTGTTGCGGTTCCGCCAGAAGATGGGACGGACGTCCTCTTCGCGGCGGCCAAGTCCCTTCGACTGCTTCCAAGGGAGGGCATGCTGTAGAGGTCGATCAGCACTAGGGGCCCATTGGAGCTCCTCCAGTAGCATTCGTGTCGCCTGGGCAAGGTTCATGGTGTAAAAGTGAAGGTGATGGATGCCGTTGGCGAGCAACTTCCTACACATATTGGCAACTAGGGTCTTTCCAATGTTTCGGACAGCAACATCGTCATTCTTTACGGGCTCCAGGGCGTCGAGCCACTCCTGTGGGATTTTGGCTTGCATGTGGTTGGCTCGTCGGAGGAAGCTTGCGTAGGTTGCAATTGGCATGATACCGGGAAGGATAGGGATGGTGATACCACGCTCACGGACACGCTTCACCCATCGAATAAAGTTATCGGCATCGTAGAACATCTGGGTGACAATGAAGGTGGCGCCCATATcgaccttctccttgaggtgGTCGAGTAGTTCgtcctcgttcttgttgtcgtcgGAACCCTCTGGGTAACCTGCAACGCCAATATCGAAATGGTTGCCGTAGGTATTGCGGATGTGCTTGACAAGATCGCGGGCATACTGGAAGCCTCCGTCGGCAGCCTCCCACTTGTCTTGAGCTCGAGGGGGGTCGCCGCGAAGGGCAAGAATGTTGGTGCAGCCGGCCTTGTATGCCTTGAGTAGAGCGTCGTTGACCTTCTCAACGCCCATATCAGTGCAAGTCAGGTGCATACAGGTCTCGAGACCGTAAACAGCTTGAGCCTGGAGAACCATCTCACAGGTAAGCTCAGCAATACGGCCACCAGCACCCCATGTAATATCGATAAACTTGGGACCTAGGTTATACATGCGATCCATACGATCGTAAAGGTTCTGGACACCTTGGGCGGTCTTGGGAGGGAAGTACTCgaatgagaaggagggcTGGCCGCTCCTCTCGGCATCGTTGAGCATATCCTTGATATGCATGATTGAGGTAATCTGCGAGAGATTTTCTTATATCTGAGGCCTGGATAACGACTCGTGGTTTTATTTTGCCCAGGAATTAAGCAGAATGAACAATATAAAAAAAGGCGGCGTAGGGCGATGGTCGTGGCGGGTCGAAGCTTGATTGTAATCTGGGGAGATGTGGGGGAGGGGAACTGCAACGGAAACTATGACCAGGAACCCATCTATTAGCAAAGAGAAATTGGTTTGGAAGCattggctgagatgaagtTGACGGCAACTTACAAGAGTATTTATTGTTCTAATAGGACAGAAAATGCtgttttttgttgttgtttgcgCTGCAACTCCAGACGAGCGGTGAAAGCGATGATCTTTGTTTAATTGATCAACGTTTCAATGAACCTCTCTCAATCTGTTGAAtgagaagcagcagcaggtgAACCGGGGTTTGAGAGACGCCAAGGTTTAAGCCGACGAGAAACTGTTTTCCAGTGGTACAATGGAATGGTAGATTTTTTATATATCGAGGGACAAATGACAAAGgtaagagagaagaagtagaggagagaaagaaagaaagaaagaaagaaagaaagagaatcaAGTCCGGTGAGAAAAGCGTCCCACGTTTGTTCGTTCCTTCTACCGGGCTCATCTTTCCTAAATTTCTCTCCTGGCCTCCAAAGTGCCCCTCCTTCCTCCAGAAACTCCCCCAGTGGGGTTCCGTTTTGACCTCCGATGTTGGTATACTGACTGCCGATTGGTTCGATATGGCGACACTGGCTTTTGTCTCCAGCGCCGTTACCGGGTACCGGAGGCCGAGAGACTCGGGCGGTCGGGGGAGCTCAGCATGGAGACAGTGAGGCTGCCGCTAAGACAGGGCCCCTGGCCTGCTACCAAGGTACCTCTCCCCAATATTTTTTAAGCTCAGATATTGTTCAGCCCAGTGGAAGAGTCATGGACGAGTCACGATGAATGGAATGGATCCGTCATGCTTGTCTGGACCGGTGGTACTCTGTAGGCTAGGTAACTGATCTTTCGGTCAAGAGACATGCTATGTAACAAGATAATCAACACTGAAGCTAGGTACTAGGTACATACTGGATAGTTGTCTGCTCATGCACTGAGCCACGCAAACTgcagtcatgatggcctcTGTATGGTTCGGGTGGTGCAAAACATCCCACTCTGCTTGATGTTTGCAGCCATTCTGTCCCCTGCTTCAGAACAAGGGTCCAGTAGCTTTACCAATCATGCCTAAATCTCTCCACGCTGAGCCGCTGGTGGGCGTCATTGTCAGACCGGTCTGCGTGCGAGTCAATGCCTAGTACGCTACCCTGTATTCACGCGAGACAACAAACTCGTATTCGTTCTTTTGATTGAGTTTCTTCTAGTTTATACCAAAGTATCCTATGAACAATGCTTGCTTGAGTGTAaataacaaaacaaaaatacTGAGAACTGGGTGGCTAAACACTCATGGCTGGTGATGTAGTGGAACTCGAGTTCTTACTAGAATTCTCGCCATTACTACGAAGCAATGGTGGTGCCCCCCTCGCCCTACGCCATCGATtacttgtgttgatgatggtattGTCGAACAGGAACCACCATCTCTCAAATGCAATCTGTCCAAGTTCCCAGCTTCCGGGATCATACGGATCTTCACCATGGATCCGAACTCCCTCAGCCGTGTCTTCCAGGTCGTATGCAAAGTTGACACATGCCAACTCGCCCCGTGCCCGCGGTGGCCGCAACTCGTCAGGTAATGATAAAATGGAAATGGCGCGGTTTCGGACGCCTGGCCATGGAAGAAGGTCAAACACTGGATGGTGCGGTAACGAGGTTTGCAAAGGAGTAGGCTGCCAGTTTGCAGGGAGCAAAGCTGCTGGTGTGGCAACGCCTGTGACAAAAGCTGAATTCCCGTCAAGATCCCATAGACCTTGCTTACAGTTGAGGCGATCCGCGATCCGTATAACGCCCTTGAGCAGTGCGAGTTGTAGCACAGGGAGGTTATAGCTGTCAGGGAAGCTCTCTGTTGAGGTAGTAGGCGACGAACTGAATGGTGTGTCGAGGAATGTTGCCAGGTCAGGTCCGCCAAACTCTGTCGGTAGTCCAGTAGAAGTTCCTGTTGATGCTTCATCGCCGGTACCTTGTTCGCATAAGAATTCTGGGAGAACGCTGACATCTGGTAAAATAGATGGAAGCACCATTTCTGAAAGGGGACTCCACGATGTCAGACTGAAATCAAGCCCGGCCAACATGTCAGCAGCATCTCCGGTGGTTACTGGCATGGTCATGTTGGCCGCTTGGCTGCTGAACTGTGCATTGTTCTGTGATGTTCTGGGAATTTCAATGATATCGTCCCCGAATGActcttcatcaatgctgGGGGATGGTTCTGGTTCAGGGTCTGGATTTTGAGTCACATCGTTGCCAGTcgacttggctttgagacGACTCAGTCGCTTCTTTTCACCTGTAGAGTTGTTAGAAATTGCTTTTACAAAATCTCCGAAATTGATAAGAGTAACTTACGATATCTCCTTTGAGCCAGCACATTTAGGACTCTTTTCCTTTCAGCAGCATCTTGGTCAATGTCAGGAACGTCAAGAGTTGGTGGTTTCTTATACGCTCTTTGGCGAGTCCGAGGACGATTGGTCAAATCCATGGTTGATTCTACCATTTTTATAGTGCGAATCAAGTGAGAAAATATGTCTCAAGAATTGAATTTACCAGTCATTCGTTTGTGTGATCAATaaaaatgaatgaatgaatgcaAGAAATTCCTCACCCGAGTTGAAGTAGACATGCTTCTCTTTTCAATAACGGGGGGCTTTCGTGATCTCCACCCAGCATAACGCGGAAGAGTAGATTAGTTCAAGCACTGTACAGCCATAACGGATAACAGATACTTGTAGTCTGACTTGTCTGGGCCCAGTGTGGCGGTATTTCTAATCTGCGGATGACGCCAAGACTAGTTTAGACTGTGTGTGATCAACTGTGTAATAACCGGCTCAGCATTGTCAGACTTGTCCAAGTATGGATGATAGCTTTCATGGTCCTATCTTTTCCcgacaacctcttcctctttcaaGAGTCAATACCTGTATTCTGCCGAGTTTCTGTTGCCTCGTATATTTCGGAACGCAGTTCTGTCTAAAATGAAAGCAATTAGCTATTGGTCAATCTCTTGGGTAGCCATATGATGTTAGTCTAAGAGGATGGATAGGAAGATTGATGTACGTACTCAGTGTTGGATCTCTACTAAAACCCATCAATTTTTGATGTGAGATCTTGTGTGACTCGTTTGATTAAGagagaaggcaaagatgagCGGATCTGTCTCATTGTATATAGTGAAAGGTTGGGCAGCTACGATCTCCATCATAACGCCGAAACATAATGCAATTTATTCAAAGCGGAGAATTCACCGATGCCTATATCGTTATGCTATCAAGACAAGCTATATTTTGGGCTTTGAAAGGAAAATATGGGTTGTGGAAGAAACAGCACTATCGAAGCCCAAGGATATCTATGATTTGATACTGGTTGTTGCAAATGTCCACGTCAAATTCCTGTCTCTCTCTACTTGGTGCGATATCTCCTCGCACAAAATCTCTTGAGCCTCCAAATTAACAACAGTAACGACAAAGTAAGAGAAAACTCAGGCTAAGCAATGGAAGTCATGAGAAGACGCTTATGCCAAGATTCAATTTTGCTGTTGTGGCCATTATGATCCTTCATCTCTACCACTTGCCCTCGGAGAGATATCGCGTGATTGTCAAACTCAACTACACCGCCTCAAATTCTGGGGCAACAAGAGTAACATGTCTCTCTTGTGAGAGAATCGTAAATGTTGTGTTGGTTACGGAATCTATCACCGCCGTTGCACTATCTCGTATCTGTTTGCCTTCTTACTACGAGTCTGAGATATTGCCTGGATCGTCTGATGCACATGATGGTGGGCATGTGATACTTTTTTTCCGATAGAGTAAAAAAAgtaagagaaagaagaaaggtcGGGTTCTGGTAGCCTTGATGCATGCAGAGCGACTGCTGCTGTGCCACGAGGAGCAGTGCATATTGTTTTTTCGATCGGGTGGCTATCGGCCGGGAGATGCGATGGGCTACTAGGTAGAATTATGTTGTGCACTCGAAAACCAAAGCATATTTCCCTGTTAGAGATTGGTCTCGATTCATGGGAAGCTCGCCTTTCCTGTCCAAATTTGCCTTCTCGTGCATGGATCTCCTCCGAAGGCTAAGACAGTGCCGGGATATTGAGGCCATTTACAATGCAGTACTTGGTTGAGGGATTCTATGCTCGAGGTATCACATTGATATCCGTATATGCTACTAGCTACTAACAGAAATGATATTGGCCTCGTCGTATCCAAAGTCCCCCGTGAATGCGGATAAATGTGTGATTTCCTGTTTAGGCAATTCCCGTCTTGTGGAGTTCAGCCGTGTCTCCGTCCCGTTTCCGGGTCCGGCTCAATGCCGATGCCACTTATGGCCTCAATACCAGCTGATAAACAGCAAAACAGTTGACTATTAATGCAAGCTGTAGTCAGCCATTGATCCTATTTCTAAATACGTAAATCTGGATACGAGCATTATCAGAATACTCTTACATCAGGATATTGTatctctgcttctgccatTTACGTCAGTCCAGGCCGATCAGTGAATGCACGTTGGCCGATCCAGCGGCTTGACGCGGCGCATGCATTACAGCTTCACAGAAAACACAGAATTGAATGTGCATCAGATTTGATCCGACCTTAGCAAATCGCCGCCTCGCATAGTATCCCGTGATGCAATGCACAACGTGGGAATCCAAATGGAGCGAGACCGCTACTGTCAACGCTGCGCATTTCTCTCCTAGGTAAACAGTTGACCAGCAGACACGAGAGTCACACCAGCGAGCGCCTCAGGCCGGTAATACCGTTTGTTTACATGATGTAAGCACCATatgcatctgcatctgcatctgcaggTTGACAGCATTTCCTTGAACGCCCCGATGGGCCGAGATCGAATCACGGGCATGACCGCATCAACTTACGGCAGTTTTGGTTAGTTTCTATGGGGAATCTGAGTATGGGCTGACGAGGCGCTCACtgaatgaatgaatgcaTCTCTGGATCAACATGAGCTATACCCTCACAATGATGAATACGTCTGCGACTGGCCAGAGCTGACGCGACACCATTGATTTTACGACAATAGATGCAGTAGCATCGCATTAGCCATTTTCATCACGAGGGTCTCCGCGTCATACCTGGTTAGTTACTCCTCTCTATCTTTATTCTTAATTATAAACGGTGATGGGTGTGCCGAAAGTTAATATAAGAAGGTTGAAGCCACTGTCATTCAAGTACATCCCATTGtagaagctcaacaacattaATACACTGACTATCGAATCTGCTCTACCAATTCATTCTACCATAGCACCCTACACTCCCAAGCTCAACCAGACATAACCTTCAATATGAAGTCTTCCCTGGCTCTTGCTGTTCTATCATTCTTTGCCTCTCAGGGCCTTTCTGCCTCTGTTGACATGTGGTCCTCTCCTCTGTCAGAAAGAGGCGCACCCAACTACAAGCCCATTGAACCCAAACTCATCAAGTCTCGTCTCGGCACTACACCACAAGAGAACAGCGATGGAGATCGAAAACCCGGATCTGTATGATTATGTTACCATTGATTTATCTGCAACTATTAACAAATTTGCAGGTTTACTTCTGCCGTGGTGAGAATTGGGGACCTCCATGTTTCGAGTACCAGCCAGAGCTCGAGTACACTTGCACTGAACTGAACGGCAAGCTCCAGAACCATGTTGGCTCAGTCTTTTCTGAGCCTGAGATTATCTGCCGTCTTGCTACGTGAGTATTTCTTCTTTACAAAACCATTGAGTGACTGTAGAGAGACTAATGAGCAACAACCTGTCAGATTCGAGAACCGATGTGTTCccctcaacatctttggaTGGCCAGAAATTGAAAAGGGCTCagctcatcttctccaccagAAATCTCCAACAGGACCCGATAGCCTTGGACATTCGGTGACTCATTTCACCTGTGCCAAATGCACTAACTGTGTTCGAGATCCGAAGTGATtctgagatggaagagatgtTGACTCGATGCTATAGGGAGTTGATAATATTTCTTAGCTGCCTAGTGTTGAGTAGGAATGTGATTTTGAGGAGGATACTAATAATCGATTTTAGCCAGATCATTCATTATTATCTATAATTAATTAGTCGACATCAATTGGATACAGACATCATTTTGTTATACTtgctactgggtagcagaaacatTAaccccctaagtcttagggtacagaaataaatagtctaaagagtatagtctaaatGACATAAAatgacctaataatttcatctcATATGGCTTTAACGGACATCTTTTCTGTAACCCTAAAGACTTGTCAATGATCTATGCTTTAGTTTGTGCACACTTGAATTATGTCTCTATATGCTGGAAACCGGCTTGGATTCCAACGAATTGGATGGCTTCCgtagctcagttggttagagcgtcGTACTAATACTTCAATCTGAATATTCAGTGATGCGAAGGTCTCAGGTTCAAGCCCTGGCGGGAGCAATCCCAACGCCTTCCAATTCGTCTTTTTGGTGTTCCAATGCATCTACTGATTGATAAATAGTTGATGGATGCTGCAATCCATAGCATCTTTTTGGTATTTGAATATTGGAGGCTATCGCAGGatatacctaggtagtacCTACTAAGTCATGACTTTCTGAGAGTAAGGGAGGAACAATCCTGCCCCCAGAATCTTAGCTTCGTGCTTGCCTCTTATACTTTCTCTCTCCCCCTTCACTCAAGGCAGTTGCAACGTCAAAATACTCCAATTCCATTGACGTTTTGCTTCTtacatctccaacttcatTTCTCTTACTTCACGTTCCATCCGTCAATCTCGATAAGCCATCAGCATTTAGTTTCTTTTTGGCGTCAAAATAATAACAAGCATCCGCTTCATCATGAATTTTAACTTCACTCTCCCCGTCCGCCCCCGTCCGCACACGCTCTCTACCGAAGCTGCCAACTGCTCATACGACAACCAGACAGTCTCAAGCCCCTCAAAAAGTgacctcaaagtcaaaaAGCGAATCCCGGTTCTACGACAGAAGCCTGGGGCTTCTGAGAACACCAGGCCCGAAACATCTTAGCGAGATGTTACATCAAACATCCAACTTCCTCCTTCTGGGATCGACGCAGAAATAG
This is a stretch of genomic DNA from Fusarium graminearum PH-1 chromosome 4, whole genome shotgun sequence. It encodes these proteins:
- a CDS encoding methylenetetrahydrofolate reductase 1; its protein translation is MLNDAERSGQPSFSFEYFPPKTAQGVQNLYDRMDRMYNLGPKFIDITWGAGGRIAELTCEMVLQAQAVYGLETCMHLTCTDMGVEKVNDALLKAYKAGCTNILALRGDPPRAQDKWEAADGGFQYARDLVKHIRNTYGNHFDIGVAGYPEGSDDNKNEDELLDHLKEKVDMGATFIVTQMFYDADNFIRWVKRVRERGITIPILPGIMPIATYASFLRRANHMQAKIPQEWLDALEPVKNDDVAVRNIGKTLVANMCRKLLANGIHHLHFYTMNLAQATRMLLEELQWAPSADRPLQHALPWKQSKGLGRREEDVRPIFWRNRNKSYVIRTQDWDEFPNGRWGDSRSPAFGELDAYGIGLTGSNEANRKKWGEPKAIQDIAELFVSYLNNKIESLPWSESPLTTEADEIRDDLIELNKRGLLTINSQPAVNGVKSSHPIHGWGPDNGYVYQKSYLELLVHPGVFDKMISRIENHPDLTYYAVTKDGELRSNVTSDGPNAVTWGVFPGKEIVQPTIVESISFLAWKDEAFRLGVDWAHCYDISSPSRALLEGVMNDWYLVNIVNNDFHDNKTIFELLKGLEVNDLTTPATPLSEPVANGAVDTEPIANGTAVTAAAN